A window of Castanea sativa cultivar Marrone di Chiusa Pesio chromosome 8, ASM4071231v1 genomic DNA:
AATTCCTCTAAAGATTCAAGATAAGCAACATGTGTCACCTAATCCAAACAGACACTTATCTTTCCAAGCTTCTCTCAAACATCATTGTTCTTCACTTACACATGCCAGGGATATGGCAGTAGGCCAAACATGATGCTAGGACAACTTACCACATTTATTGAAGAAGAGTAAAAAGTTGGGTTTAGACTTTAGCAGACAAAAGTGCATCAAATTCATGGATGTGGGTTCAAAGTTCAGACTTTagcaacccaaaaaataaaaataaaaaggttggGAAAGTGTGACATATCTAGTATAACAACTAAAATAATGACTTAATTTAATGTTATACTGAAGAGGATTTGGTGGATCTGTCACCTAACAATCAAAAACTATTGGTCTGGAATCTAGATATTCTATTCAATTTCGCTTAATTATAATAGGAAACATAGCACAAGCACATAGAGGAGAAAACTTTTATGGACCAATTTGTTCATCAATTTAGTTAATAACTTGGTATTGCGGTATTGGCATTAGTACTGATcatcttcaaaattttgtaatggATGAGTTTACATTCCAATAAACATATATGGAGTTCTAGTTCAGTTGTGTATGGGCCTTATAGGATACAAAAATATGGGAAATTTGTAGTTCCTTTTGAATTGATCatcttcaaaattttggaatggATGAGTTTACATTCCAATAAACATATATGGAGTTTTAGTTCAGCcgtagttcttttttttttttttttttctgccagAAAACTGGCCGTAGAGATGGAAGAGCAGtggaggggagagagagagagagagagacgtatacctatttttaggtttagagagAAGTATGAAATGTAATAAATAAAGGATAATTAATGAGATCCTAATAAGCATGTTAGCATTAACGAATCTCTTTTTGACaattggatctacttaaattcaatggtttagaaaatgtgtaacttaaacccatttaattaattaattatatatatatatatatatgtcgaTGCCTCGCGGCTGCTCGACCAACCATCGCGGCGAAGCTCACGCGCTATATATATGTGGAGGAGGTGCGTCATACCTTAGGTGTGTAACTGGAATCTAAGTCGATTTTAAGGATATTACCAAgggtaagtgaagtcgccaccgatcattgggtttttttctaaggtgtgattggacacttgactctatttgattttattaccgatcttaggctaagaaaaatatcatttttccaaatctaatgtgaatgggtaaaaaatcttgattcttgagttcagAAGTCTAATTacatgtggggaaggtgttaggcactccACAATGCCTGTTTGTAGATAGTccttttgttttggtaaaatcataatttaagGACATTGGCAATTGAAAACAAGCTATTGACATTAGTTTTCAGGGCTTTAAATGTGTGGGACTTTaatgtttgatttttgaatGGGTGTGATCTCAATTGATGCTTTCCAAGTGTGTTTGAAGTTGTTGCCAAATTTCCACAGTGAAATTTCGGCAGCATTTCGCTTTATTTTTGTGGTAGAAATCTAGCAGCATTTCACCTCAGATGTGTCATAGCATGCTAAATGCTATCATTACCAAGCTTTTAACGTTAGAATACAGCAATGGTGATCCTAATTTCACTGCGAAAATCTAGCAGAGTTTTGCATTTGCTGCGCTATGGTACATTGGCAGGGTTTCGCATTTGTGTATGTGACATGTATTTATTGCTCATACTGTGACGTGACAAAGCCCTTTAAAACATCAAGTATGTTGATGCGTGTCGTATACGCGGGGAAACAAATGTCACTGGGTGACATGGATCAAAACAATCACATTGCGATGATCGTGCACACAATATAGCATGAATATGCACCTACGACGATCGCCTTGAGCACATACCCACACTACAAGGTTAAAAGCTCTCACGACTAGAGAGGGTCACTCACGTAGCCATGAgagtccatcatacaaagaGCACAATCATCCATGTACAAGCAGATATtgatatacatacatcatggaCAATGTTGTCACATAGAGCAGAAAAGTAAACCAGACATGGCCAACATTCCAAGAGTATGGCCTAGCAAGGTATAggaaatgtaaaatagaaatcGCCATACCCAAGGAATGCGGCCTAAGTAAggagcaagaaaataaaaagggagtACATGGGGGGGGGACCCTAATACATGATCTAGAGAAGAGGCTTAGAGAGACAGAAAGAAAAGACTGCTCTAGAGGGGCTAGGTCCCTTAATCAACTAAACATTGCCCTTTGTGGGCTTGCATCTTTGCCCTTTTTACTTGTGCCTAAGAGGTCGTGCCCTCGCTCCAAGCATCCTCGCTCCATGCATGTGCATGCaaagacaaaagaaacaagCCAGCAAACAAGCAAAGAAAGAGATGGAGGGAAAAGCATGTTAAAGGTAAACTAGAAAAAGATTCCAAATGGGGGCAAAGAAACATGTGAAGCATATAAAAGAGGCAACCAAGCATGCTATCAAACAAAGGAGGTTGTCCTAGGAGTACAAATGTAGGCTTGGATCGAGTGTCTGTAGTTCCATTGGATTGGAGTATAGATGATACACAAACTCATGCTTGAACATGTAGGCAAGTGTGCAAAGATGAAAATAAAGCCAAACAGGTGGCACAAAGCAAGCAAGGCAAGTATATCAACATCACACGGAGTAGAGAAGGGTGTATATCAAGCAAACCGACACCACGGGGGTGTATCTCACAAGTGGTTAcatccaaacataccctaagagGTATGCATGAAACCACACAAGCACGAGCCCACAGAGGGCACAAAGCATTGCAAAGCCTAGGTCTAGAGAGGTTAACATGGAGACAAAGAATAGAAGAAAGCAAGCAAACACAGATATGCAAAGGAAATTATCCAAACCCTTTAATATAGGCCTAGGTGCACGAATGTAGGCCTAGACCACAGGATCCAAATCTACACCCTACTGAAATGGGCTAAAAagcaagaaagagagatatcaAGGGACAAAAACAGCTAAAGAAGCACATGGCATAGCAACCAACATAGATTTAAGCACATAAGCGTGGCATGGAGCACATAAACACACAAATCTAAGCAATAAAAAGTAGACCTAAGCAAAAACATGGAAAAGAACACATcggcatgtagatctaagcataaaaATGGCAAGGAGCATAAAATCATGTGGATCtaagtaaaaacattaaatttagaCATATCCTACCCCAAGAAGGCTAGGCCAACAACATCAAAGTGATAAATCATGGCAAAAAGCAAGTAGACATGCTAGGAAAGCTATAAAACATATTATTAAGCAAGATAAAGCTAGGAAAAGCAACAAAGAGAAAATGGTGTGCattgtagctaaaaagctacatccacactcCTAAACCTTAAATCCAAAGTATGGAACCAAGGAGAGGAAGATTAggtgcaagaacactaccttgaaGATTGTAAGGAAAATGTGAGGATCTAAGGTGCTTGAAGGTGTTTTGATGTGTTTAGGAGAGATATtatagagagaagagagagagaatctgccCAAAACTAcctagaatttatttatttatatatttgtaaaatgaGGGGTCTAGGGTCAATTATAGTGAAAAAGTGATTCTTTAGCTGCTGGCGCACAATGAATGGTTGTCGGCCACCTTGTTAATGTCAACAATTCTAGCCTTTTCCAAGTTCAAATTTAGATGAATATTTGAAAGTATTTCCAGCCTCAAATTAAGCTGAACTTGGTGTCCCTAGAAAGATCTAGATGTCTAGTTTCCAAAAcactaaagaaattgataatCCAATGGTCGAATCAAAAATTATGGCCTCGGGAAGCATGCTAACACGCTTTTTACGATTTTCTAGATATTTGAACCATTTTAACATTGATTTCAACCCATGAATAGTTGTTGGAAATGGAATTTGATAATCTTTGTAATGGTGCTGACACCAACCTCTTCTAATGGTTAGATCAAAATTTGGATTTCTAGTGCTCTTGAgagtcaaacttggtcaaagttgacGAAAATTACCGAGCAGCTCGAGTTTGATGTAGGAACATGAAAAATGTCTTTTTAGGATGATTTTGATCACCTTTAAGTTTTGGTCAACCCACGGTTGATCAGGtgcattttggtcaatttgactTGAAATGGCATTTTGAGTGCTCCGATGCCCAAATGGGTTGTGTCATGTCAATCTAGATGCTTCGGTGGCCCCATggagaaaatataatattttttgaattttcaggGTCCAGCACACAAATTGAGGGCAGACAAAATACGTTgtctacaatatatatatatatatatatatatatatgtgtgtgtgtgtgtgtgtgtgtgtgtgtgtgtgtgtgtgtgtataattacACCTATTTATTATCATTCTCATTTgagttttaaggaaaaaaaaaaactaaattattacCATTTTTATTTAAGTGAGTATTACTATTACACATCATTTAGGGGAGATTCTAGATTTAAGTACACTACACATACATTTTTGTGTGACACACACCTATTTATTACCATTTCTATTTAAGTTTTAGGggaaaaatgaatataaaatataaaaaaatacagcAATTTACACCCTTTTGagttgaaaaggaaaaaaaaagatttatgcatttgaaattttaaatataattcatGAACTACTAAATTACATGGATATATGTCATTttgtattacaaaaaaaaaaaatatatatcaatataaTCTTTTGTATAAACCATAGGTATAGTTAATAGGTAGTTtacatacaacaaaaaaaagttagtgGGTTATTATATCATCTTTTGTAACTCATAGCTactcatctcatatatatatatatatatatatatatatatatatatatatattgtaatttcattaataaatgataattgcacTTGACTAGTAGTGCATATATGGTCGTCCTTACTTGCAAACCGTCCACAATAATGACAAATAAGAGTATGGATCCatgaaaatctatttttgtaTCTAGTTGTATCACAAACAACCATCAGCTCGGCATTGATCATTGAATAATCCAAGGTGCAACGGCCCGTGTACTACACAAGTTAGGCTTTTCAAGGTGCCGAGGCGAAGTACCTATGAATAGAGAAGATGGCCTTCTTATTAATTGTCGCTTTAAGGAAGCTTTGTCCATACTTCCAATCCCATACCATTATGGTAATGACAGATCAACCAATCCGAAAAGCAATGGGTAAACCACATGCAGCAGGGCTCATGGTCCAATGGGCTGTTGAGTTGAGCTAGTTTGATATTGAATACATGCCAAGAATAGCAATTAAAGCCCAGGCCTTAGCAGATTTTATTGCTTAATTTACTCTTCCAGAGCCAAATCAGGGAGCAGAGTACTGGATGATCTGCACAGATGGTTCATTTATCGTAGGACTCAGAGGTGTCAGTATCATTATGAGAGTTCAACTCCAATTTCCAGCGATGAACAATGAAGCAAAGTATGAAGCGGTCCTTGCTAGCTTGAGAATTGCAAAAGCCTTAGGTATCAAGAATTTGAAGTTGAGGACTAATTCTAAGCTGATTGTTGGGAAAATAACCAATGAAtatgaagaaaaggaagaaagaatgaagaggtacCTCAAGCTAACGACTCAACTAATTGATGAATTTGATGTTGTTAAGTTAGAGCAAATTCTATGGGAAAACAACTCAGCTACTGACGAGGTCGCCAAATTGGCGTCAATTGAAGATGCTTTAGCAACGAAAGAGTTGTTGATGGAAGTCCAGACAGTCCCTAGTATAGACGGATTGCAAACCTTCTCAACTCAACAACCAAGAACTTGGATGTACCCAATCCTTTCTTACATCAATGATGGCCAGCTCCCATTTGACCCGTCAACGGCAAAGAAGCTTAGACTAAGGGCAGCCAGATTCATTTTCGTGAACGTTGAACTTTACAAAAGAGGATTTTCATTGCCTTATCTGAAGTGCCTAACTCCTAAAGAAGCAACGTATGTGTTGCGAGAAATCCACGAAGGCATATGTGGTAACAATTCAGGACCTCGATCCTTGGTGGGAAAGACGGTCCAGGTAGGATATTTTGGTCAACTATGCAAAAAGACGCAGTTGAACTCGTCAAAAAATGCAATAAGTGTCAATGGTTTGGAAATGTGCAGCACATTCCTAGAGAACTACTGATGAGCAACTCCTCACCTTGGCCATTCTCTACATGGGGGATTGACATCATTGGTCCACTCCCTTAAGGGAAGAAATAGGTTAAGTTCCTATTCGTcgctattgattacttcaccaaatagGTTGAAGTGGAACCATTGGCATTAATCACTAAAGGAATGATATAGAGCTTCATCTAGAAGAACATTATTTGTAGGTTTGGAATCCCAAAGATGATCATCTCTAATAATGGTCGACAATTTGATAGCCGAAAATTCAGGGAATTTTGTGTAGAGCTGGGAATAAAAAACCACTATTTATCATCTGGGCACCCATAGGCTAATGGGC
This region includes:
- the LOC142605899 gene encoding uncharacterized protein LOC142605899; amino-acid sequence: MICTDGSFIVGLRGVSIIMRVQLQFPAMNNEAKYEAVLASLRIAKALGIKNLKLRTNSKLIVGKITNEYEEKEERMKRYLKLTTQLIDEFDVVKLEQILWENNSATDEVAKLASIEDALATKELLMEVQTVPSIDGLQTFSTQQPRTWMYPILSYINDGQLPFDPSTAKKLRLRAARFIFVNVELYKRGFSLPYLKCLTPKEATYVLREIHEGICGNNSGPRSLVGKTVQVGYFGQLCKKTQLNSSKNAISVNGLEMCSTFLENY